The Acinonyx jubatus isolate Ajub_Pintada_27869175 chromosome D1, VMU_Ajub_asm_v1.0, whole genome shotgun sequence genome includes a window with the following:
- the LOC106977861 gene encoding pepsin F-like isoform X1, with amino-acid sequence MLASRIPLTRVKSMRENLREKDRLKDFLENHPYNLAYKFVDSVNLDLGIYFEPMRNYLDLAYVGTISIGTPPQEFKVIFDTGSSDLWVPSVYCSSPACANHNVFNPLRSSTFRISGRPIHLQYGSGTMSGFLAYDTVRFGGLVDVAQAFGLSLREPGKFMEYAVFDGILGLAYPSLSLRGTVPVFDNLWKQGLISQELFAFYLSKKDEEGSVVMFGGVDHSYYSGDLNWVPVSKRLYWQLSMDSISMNGEVIACDGGCQAIIDTGTSLLIGPSHVVFNIQMIIGANRSYSGEYVVDCDAANTLPDIVFTINGIDYPVPASAYIQEGPQGTCYSGFDESGDSLLVSDSWILGDVFLRLYFTVFDRENNRIGLALAV; translated from the exons ATGCTGGCTTCAAGAATCCCTCTGACGAGGGTCAAGTCCATGCGAGAAAACCTCAGGGAGAAAGACAGGCTGAAGGATTTCCTGGAGAACCATCCTTACAACCTGGCCTACAAGTTTGTTGACTCTGTAAATCTGGACCTGGGGATATATTTTGAACCGATGAGGAACTACCTGGAT CTGGCCTACGTTGGCACCATCAGCATTGGAACGCCCCCGCAGGAGTTCAAGGTCATCTTTGACACCGGCTCGTCTGACTTGTGGGTGCCCTCCGTCTACTGCTCTAGCCCTGCCTGCG CTAATCACAACGTCTTCAACCCTCTGCGGTCCTCCACCTTCCGGATCTCGGGCCGGCCGATCCACCTCCAGTACGGCTCCGGGACGATGTCAGGATTTCTGGCCTACGACACCGTTCGG TTCGGAGGCCTCGTTGACGTGGCCCAGGCGTTTGGCCTGAGCCTGAGGGAGCCCGGCAAGTTCATGGAATACGCAGTTTTCGACGGCATCCTGGGCCTGGCCTaccccagcctcagcctcagaGGGACCGTCCCTGTCTTCGACAACCTATGGAAGCAGGGTCTCATTTCTCAGGAGCTCTTTGCCTTCTACTTGAGCAA aAAGGACGAGGAGGGCAGTGTGGTGATGTTCGGCGGTGTGGACCACTCCTACTACAGCGGAGACCTCAACTGGGTGCCGGTGTCCAAACGGCTGTACTGGCAGTTATCCATGGACAG catCTCCATGAACGGGGAGGTCATTGCTTGTGATGGTGGCTGCCAGGCCATCATTGATACAGGAACCTCGCTGCTGATTGGCCCATCTCACGTTGTCTTCAACATCCAGATGATCATCGGCGCCAACCGGTCCTACAGCGGCGAG TACGTAGTTGACTGTGATGCCGCCAACACCCTGCCCGACATCGTCTTCACCATCAACGGCATCGACTACCCGGTGCCAGCCAGTGCCTACATCCAGGAG GGTCCTCAGGGCACCTGCTACAGCGGCTTTGACGAGAGCGGAGACAGCTTGTTGGTCTCAGACTCCTGGATCCTGGGCGATGTCTTCCTGAGGTTGTATTTCACCGTCTTCGACCGAGAAAACAACAGGATTGGCCTGGCTCTGGCAGTGTAA
- the LOC106977861 gene encoding pepsin F-like isoform X2, with protein MRENLREKDRLKDFLENHPYNLAYKFVDSVNLDLGIYFEPMRNYLDLAYVGTISIGTPPQEFKVIFDTGSSDLWVPSVYCSSPACANHNVFNPLRSSTFRISGRPIHLQYGSGTMSGFLAYDTVRFGGLVDVAQAFGLSLREPGKFMEYAVFDGILGLAYPSLSLRGTVPVFDNLWKQGLISQELFAFYLSKKDEEGSVVMFGGVDHSYYSGDLNWVPVSKRLYWQLSMDSISMNGEVIACDGGCQAIIDTGTSLLIGPSHVVFNIQMIIGANRSYSGEYVVDCDAANTLPDIVFTINGIDYPVPASAYIQEGPQGTCYSGFDESGDSLLVSDSWILGDVFLRLYFTVFDRENNRIGLALAV; from the exons ATGCGAGAAAACCTCAGGGAGAAAGACAGGCTGAAGGATTTCCTGGAGAACCATCCTTACAACCTGGCCTACAAGTTTGTTGACTCTGTAAATCTGGACCTGGGGATATATTTTGAACCGATGAGGAACTACCTGGAT CTGGCCTACGTTGGCACCATCAGCATTGGAACGCCCCCGCAGGAGTTCAAGGTCATCTTTGACACCGGCTCGTCTGACTTGTGGGTGCCCTCCGTCTACTGCTCTAGCCCTGCCTGCG CTAATCACAACGTCTTCAACCCTCTGCGGTCCTCCACCTTCCGGATCTCGGGCCGGCCGATCCACCTCCAGTACGGCTCCGGGACGATGTCAGGATTTCTGGCCTACGACACCGTTCGG TTCGGAGGCCTCGTTGACGTGGCCCAGGCGTTTGGCCTGAGCCTGAGGGAGCCCGGCAAGTTCATGGAATACGCAGTTTTCGACGGCATCCTGGGCCTGGCCTaccccagcctcagcctcagaGGGACCGTCCCTGTCTTCGACAACCTATGGAAGCAGGGTCTCATTTCTCAGGAGCTCTTTGCCTTCTACTTGAGCAA aAAGGACGAGGAGGGCAGTGTGGTGATGTTCGGCGGTGTGGACCACTCCTACTACAGCGGAGACCTCAACTGGGTGCCGGTGTCCAAACGGCTGTACTGGCAGTTATCCATGGACAG catCTCCATGAACGGGGAGGTCATTGCTTGTGATGGTGGCTGCCAGGCCATCATTGATACAGGAACCTCGCTGCTGATTGGCCCATCTCACGTTGTCTTCAACATCCAGATGATCATCGGCGCCAACCGGTCCTACAGCGGCGAG TACGTAGTTGACTGTGATGCCGCCAACACCCTGCCCGACATCGTCTTCACCATCAACGGCATCGACTACCCGGTGCCAGCCAGTGCCTACATCCAGGAG GGTCCTCAGGGCACCTGCTACAGCGGCTTTGACGAGAGCGGAGACAGCTTGTTGGTCTCAGACTCCTGGATCCTGGGCGATGTCTTCCTGAGGTTGTATTTCACCGTCTTCGACCGAGAAAACAACAGGATTGGCCTGGCTCTGGCAGTGTAA
- the LOC106977861 gene encoding pregnancy-associated glycoprotein-like isoform X3: MLRTRGESMKWFWVLGLVALSECLVTIPLTRVKSMRENLREKDRLKDFLENHPYNLAYKFVDSVNLDLGIYFEPMRNYLDLAYVGTISIGTPPQEFKVIFDTGSSDLWVPSVYCSSPACANHNVFNPLRSSTFRISGRPIHLQYGSGTMSGFLAYDTVRFGGLVDVAQAFGLSLREPGKFMEYAVFDGILGLAYPSLSLRGTVPVFDNLWKQGLISQELFAFYLSKKDEEGSVVMFGGVDHSYYSGDLNWVPVSKRLYWQLSMDSISMNGEVIACDGGCQAIIDTGTSLLIGPSHVVFNIQMIIGANRSYSGEYVVDCDAANTLPDIVFTINGIDYPVPASAYIQEGPQGTCYSGFDESGDSLLVSDSWILGDVFLRLYFTVFDRENNRIGLALAV; the protein is encoded by the exons AATCCCTCTGACGAGGGTCAAGTCCATGCGAGAAAACCTCAGGGAGAAAGACAGGCTGAAGGATTTCCTGGAGAACCATCCTTACAACCTGGCCTACAAGTTTGTTGACTCTGTAAATCTGGACCTGGGGATATATTTTGAACCGATGAGGAACTACCTGGAT CTGGCCTACGTTGGCACCATCAGCATTGGAACGCCCCCGCAGGAGTTCAAGGTCATCTTTGACACCGGCTCGTCTGACTTGTGGGTGCCCTCCGTCTACTGCTCTAGCCCTGCCTGCG CTAATCACAACGTCTTCAACCCTCTGCGGTCCTCCACCTTCCGGATCTCGGGCCGGCCGATCCACCTCCAGTACGGCTCCGGGACGATGTCAGGATTTCTGGCCTACGACACCGTTCGG TTCGGAGGCCTCGTTGACGTGGCCCAGGCGTTTGGCCTGAGCCTGAGGGAGCCCGGCAAGTTCATGGAATACGCAGTTTTCGACGGCATCCTGGGCCTGGCCTaccccagcctcagcctcagaGGGACCGTCCCTGTCTTCGACAACCTATGGAAGCAGGGTCTCATTTCTCAGGAGCTCTTTGCCTTCTACTTGAGCAA aAAGGACGAGGAGGGCAGTGTGGTGATGTTCGGCGGTGTGGACCACTCCTACTACAGCGGAGACCTCAACTGGGTGCCGGTGTCCAAACGGCTGTACTGGCAGTTATCCATGGACAG catCTCCATGAACGGGGAGGTCATTGCTTGTGATGGTGGCTGCCAGGCCATCATTGATACAGGAACCTCGCTGCTGATTGGCCCATCTCACGTTGTCTTCAACATCCAGATGATCATCGGCGCCAACCGGTCCTACAGCGGCGAG TACGTAGTTGACTGTGATGCCGCCAACACCCTGCCCGACATCGTCTTCACCATCAACGGCATCGACTACCCGGTGCCAGCCAGTGCCTACATCCAGGAG GGTCCTCAGGGCACCTGCTACAGCGGCTTTGACGAGAGCGGAGACAGCTTGTTGGTCTCAGACTCCTGGATCCTGGGCGATGTCTTCCTGAGGTTGTATTTCACCGTCTTCGACCGAGAAAACAACAGGATTGGCCTGGCTCTGGCAGTGTAA